The nucleotide sequence ACACCGAACGCTCCACCTCCACCTACGACTTCACCGGAAGGGAACCCCATGCACGGAACCCCGGCCGCGACCACCCCGGCGCCCCCCTGGGAAGACCTCCTGACCACCGCCCTCCTCGGCACCGACCGCCGCCCCCTCCCCGTGGACCCCGCCGGGCGGGAAGCCCCCGTCGCCCTGCTGGACGCCGCCGCCGTGGCGGCCGTGCGGCGGCGGGCCGGGCTGCGGCCCGGACGCGTGGCCGCACGGCCCGAACCCGCCCCCGCCGACACCCGCCCCGCGCTGCCCCCCGCCGCCGCCCACCGGCTCACGCTCCTGCTGGCCGACCGCCCCGGCGGAGGCGGCGGCCGCCGAGGAAGCACCCCCGACCTCACCGAACTCCTCCCCCAGTGGCTGGCGGCGGCCAACGCGCACGGCTACGCGGCACCCCCGCAGACGCTGCCCGCCCTGCTGGACGCCGCCCGGGCCCGTACTGATCTGCGCCCGGCCGCGCTGGAGTTCGCGGGCGCACGGGCGCTGTGGCTGGCCCGGCTGAACCCGGACTGGCGCTTCGCCCAGCGCTCGGCCTCCGGCGGCACCTCGGCGCTGCCCGGTACCGAGGACGGCGAGGCGGTACGGAAGCTGTGGCAGGAGGGCCTGTTCGCGGAGCGGGTGGCCCTGCTGACCGCGCTGCGCGCCCGTACACCCGAGGCCGCGCGGGAGTTGCTCGCGGGAACCTGGTCGCAGGAGCGGGCCGAGGACCGGCTGATGTTCCTGGACTCGCTGCGCGCCGGCCTGTCGGCCGATGACGAACCCTTCCTGGAGCAGGCACTCGGCGACCGCAGCCGAAACGTGCGGGCGACGGCGGCCGAGCTGCTGTCCACGCTGCCCGGATCGGCACTCGCCGCGCGGATGGCGAAGCGGGCCGCGACCTGCGTGGCCCTGGACCACACCGGCAGCGCGGCCGCGATAGTCGTGGAGGCGCCGGCCGCCTGCGACGCGGACATGGAACGCGACGGCGTGACGGCCAGACCTCCGACCGGCCGGGGCGAACGGTCCTGGTGGCTGGGACAGTTGGTGGAAGCCGCGCCGCTTCCCACGTGGCCGGACCGGCTCGGCGGGCGCACCCCGGAGCAGATCGTGGCGCTGCCCGTGACGGACGGCTGGCAGGCCGAGCTGCACGCGGCCTGGTGCCGTGCGGCGGTCCGGCAGCGGGACGCGCGGTGGGCGCGGGCGCTGCTGGGGTCACCGTCCGCGCCGGAGGCGGGCGGGCCGGGCGCGGTGTCCCTGGCGGACCGGGCCAAGCTGCTGGCCGCGCTGGACGCGGACGAACGGGCCGCCTGGGTGGCCGGGTTCATATCCGGGCACGGTCTGTCGGAGGCGTTCCAGTTGCTCGGGGTGTGCGCGCTGCCGTGGACGGCCCCGCTGGGCCGTGCGGTCGTCGACGCCCTCGAGAACGCCCGGGAGGCGGGCAGTTACCCGTGGAGCTTCAGCGGGGTGATGGGCCTGGCCGAGCGCTGCCTCGACCCCGTCGAGACGGCCCGGCTGGACAGCCTGCCAGCCGTGCCCGACGAGCGGGAGGACACCACCCCCGGCGCCGGTGGCTACTGGGCGGAGGCGTTCCAACGGCTGGCGACCACCCTGCGACTGCGCGCGGCGATGGTACGCGAGCTGTCCCCGGACGGCCCGTGAAGGAGGTGGGACTCAGCCGCCGGAGGCGGCCGGCTGGCGCGCGTTCGCCCGTACCCACTCCACGATGGACGTGGTGGTCGCGCCCGGTGTGAAGATCTGGGCGACACCCTTCTCCCGCAGCGGCGCGATGTCCTCCTCCGGGATGATGCCGCCGCCGAAGACCAGGATGTCGTCGGCGTCGCGCTCCTTGAGGAGGTCGATGACGGCGGCGAAGAGCGTGT is from Streptomyces seoulensis and encodes:
- a CDS encoding DUF5691 domain-containing protein, with translation MHGTPAATTPAPPWEDLLTTALLGTDRRPLPVDPAGREAPVALLDAAAVAAVRRRAGLRPGRVAARPEPAPADTRPALPPAAAHRLTLLLADRPGGGGGRRGSTPDLTELLPQWLAAANAHGYAAPPQTLPALLDAARARTDLRPAALEFAGARALWLARLNPDWRFAQRSASGGTSALPGTEDGEAVRKLWQEGLFAERVALLTALRARTPEAARELLAGTWSQERAEDRLMFLDSLRAGLSADDEPFLEQALGDRSRNVRATAAELLSTLPGSALAARMAKRAATCVALDHTGSAAAIVVEAPAACDADMERDGVTARPPTGRGERSWWLGQLVEAAPLPTWPDRLGGRTPEQIVALPVTDGWQAELHAAWCRAAVRQRDARWARALLGSPSAPEAGGPGAVSLADRAKLLAALDADERAAWVAGFISGHGLSEAFQLLGVCALPWTAPLGRAVVDALENAREAGSYPWSFSGVMGLAERCLDPVETARLDSLPAVPDEREDTTPGAGGYWAEAFQRLATTLRLRAAMVRELSPDGP